One region of Flavobacterium pisciphilum genomic DNA includes:
- a CDS encoding helix-turn-helix transcriptional regulator — MKVITLRRGADLEWIDILAKALGGTIDGNFIKGNNELYEGTHYVLPWDNNRSAMMGDVTYKDTTLLEFKNDVDHFIGFYFYVLNQDINFILDDEATLIGKQDYNLLIMDCVLDFNYVINKDNRTYIISIYIDKTLLRGYMDKIPALKAITKDIFDAEKNTIVWMDRMNTECAALIKDFMKITYDNSLFNFYFKGLINNLIGNYLEQLLTKKFIIGKVMSDDVKSILVSKVMLLESIDEVFPGVDFLAEKVSMSPSKYKKLFTKISGLSPGSYFYGKKIERAKELLETGQYTVSEVADKLNYANISYLAKRFNSKYGIFPKEYQNLL, encoded by the coding sequence ATGAAAGTGATAACTCTTAGACGTGGTGCGGATTTAGAATGGATTGATATATTGGCGAAAGCCTTGGGAGGTACTATTGATGGAAATTTTATTAAAGGAAATAACGAATTATACGAAGGAACACATTATGTTTTGCCATGGGATAATAATAGATCTGCCATGATGGGAGATGTTACTTATAAAGATACCACATTATTAGAATTTAAAAATGATGTGGATCATTTTATAGGGTTTTATTTTTATGTTTTGAACCAAGATATTAATTTTATTTTAGATGATGAAGCTACATTAATAGGCAAGCAAGATTATAATTTATTAATTATGGATTGTGTTTTAGATTTTAATTATGTAATTAACAAAGATAATAGAACATATATAATTAGTATATACATAGATAAAACATTACTAAGAGGATATATGGACAAAATTCCAGCATTAAAAGCAATTACCAAGGATATTTTTGATGCTGAAAAGAATACTATTGTGTGGATGGATCGAATGAATACGGAGTGTGCTGCTTTAATAAAAGATTTTATGAAAATAACGTATGATAATTCGTTGTTTAATTTTTATTTTAAAGGATTGATAAATAATTTAATCGGAAATTATCTAGAGCAATTATTGACTAAAAAATTTATAATTGGTAAGGTAATGAGTGATGATGTAAAGAGTATTCTTGTCTCCAAAGTCATGTTATTAGAGTCTATTGATGAAGTATTTCCAGGAGTGGATTTTTTGGCAGAAAAAGTGTCTATGTCACCATCAAAATATAAAAAGCTATTTACTAAAATTTCTGGATTAAGTCCTGGGAGTTACTTTTATGGCAAAAAAATAGAACGCGCCAAAGAGTTATTAGAAACAGGACAATATACAGTTAGCGAGGTTGCGGATAAATTAAATTATGCAAATATTTCTTATTTAGCAAAGCGATTTAATAGCAAATACGGGATCTTCCCAAAAGAATACCAAAATTTATTATAA
- a CDS encoding DUF4494 domain-containing protein, which produces MSTIWYECKVKYRKTDDIGTQKVTTEPYLVDALSYTEAETRINEEMSAYISEEFKITNIKMANYAEIHPFENADRWFKSKVSLMAYDEESGKERRSNMYILVQANDVKEAYDNTIAIMKNTMGDYTIPAIAESPIMDVFPYFSGEEGEMEQLERFNALKASKPELVAAGETGDDFVGAESE; this is translated from the coding sequence ATGAGCACAATTTGGTACGAATGCAAAGTAAAATATAGAAAGACAGATGATATTGGAACACAAAAGGTTACAACTGAACCTTATTTGGTAGATGCTTTATCTTATACAGAAGCTGAAACCAGAATTAATGAAGAAATGTCTGCCTATATTAGTGAAGAATTTAAAATCACAAATATAAAAATGGCTAATTATGCCGAAATTCACCCTTTTGAAAATGCAGATCGTTGGTTTAAATCAAAAGTTTCTTTAATGGCGTATGACGAAGAAAGTGGTAAAGAACGTAGATCAAACATGTATATATTAGTTCAAGCCAATGACGTAAAAGAGGCTTATGACAATACAATTGCTATAATGAAAAACACCATGGGTGATTACACTATTCCTGCTATTGCTGAATCTCCTATTATGGATGTTTTCCCTTATTTTAGTGGTGAAGAAGGAGAAATGGAACAATTGGAAAGATTCAATGCTCTTAAGGCTTCAAAACCAGAATTGGTTGCTGCTGGAGAAACAGGAGATGATTTTGTTGGAGCAGAAAGTGAATAA
- a CDS encoding CynX/NimT family MFS transporter, translating to MNKHKNNWKNKSEFGFKIALPFIGIIFVASTLRAPLTALGPVLTEISSSLQLSNSEAGLLTTIPLMAFAFLSILVGQLSRKLSIEKFLLFSIALLIAGLYIRVLDTVATLFIGSAILGIAICIGNVLVPGYIKKTFPDKSGMVIGFYSVSMNLTAALASGFSIAIGKLSGLGWKGSLGIWIWIGVFSFLLWIPIVLKSKENVEKTEITKSNINIFKSPLAWQISIFMGLQSLMYYSIVTWLPMLLQGFGMPKEESGWVLSFMQLAMLPLTFLGPIIASKLSNQKILVLIVAAGMFVSVLLIMMFQLQYIYAAVILFGISSGLAFSLSMMFFVLRTGDSHTATRISGMAQSVGYLLAAFGPPIFGKLYEFDNTWNLSLYFLLLMAVILLITGLKAARNQLIN from the coding sequence ATGAATAAGCATAAAAATAACTGGAAAAATAAGTCGGAATTTGGCTTTAAGATTGCGCTACCATTTATAGGAATAATATTTGTAGCCTCTACATTACGTGCACCACTTACAGCCCTTGGGCCTGTACTAACTGAAATAAGTAGTTCACTACAACTATCAAATAGCGAAGCTGGATTGCTTACAACCATTCCTTTAATGGCATTTGCATTTCTATCAATTTTGGTAGGACAGTTATCAAGAAAACTAAGTATAGAGAAGTTTTTATTGTTTTCTATAGCGTTATTAATCGCAGGGTTATATATAAGAGTTTTAGATACCGTAGCTACATTATTTATAGGCTCAGCTATTTTAGGTATAGCAATATGCATTGGTAATGTTTTGGTGCCAGGATATATAAAGAAAACGTTCCCTGATAAATCTGGAATGGTTATCGGTTTTTATTCTGTATCGATGAATCTAACAGCAGCTCTTGCTTCTGGTTTTAGCATTGCAATTGGTAAGTTAAGTGGTCTTGGCTGGAAAGGTTCTTTGGGAATATGGATATGGATTGGTGTTTTTTCCTTCTTGTTATGGATCCCAATCGTGCTAAAAAGTAAAGAAAATGTTGAAAAAACAGAAATTACAAAAAGCAATATAAATATTTTTAAATCTCCATTAGCATGGCAAATTAGTATCTTCATGGGATTACAGTCTCTAATGTATTATTCTATTGTGACTTGGCTTCCTATGTTATTACAAGGGTTTGGTATGCCAAAAGAAGAAAGCGGATGGGTTTTGTCTTTTATGCAATTGGCAATGCTTCCTTTAACTTTTTTAGGACCTATTATCGCATCTAAACTTTCCAATCAAAAGATTTTGGTTCTAATTGTTGCAGCAGGAATGTTTGTTAGTGTATTGCTTATTATGATGTTTCAATTGCAATATATCTATGCTGCTGTTATATTATTTGGAATCTCCTCAGGACTGGCTTTTAGCTTGTCAATGATGTTTTTTGTGCTTCGTACAGGAGATAGTCATACTGCTACAAGAATATCTGGTATGGCGCAATCTGTAGGTTATCTATTGGCAGCGTTTGGGCCACCTATTTTTGGTAAGTTATATGAATTTGATAATACATGGAATTTGTCGTTGTATTTTCTTTTACTAATGGCAGTAATATTATTAATAACAGGTTTGAAAGCGGCACGTAATCAACTGATAAATTAA
- a CDS encoding helix-turn-helix domain-containing protein produces the protein MENEKPSELVDRIEKKAHVWFEDNWIHDTEEHFHERAQLVYVEKGFQYLHVEGRIYLLPQNHAAWIPSNLSHRTTASSDNINLRTIFYSIGKKDNLYDKLKIFSVPPVLREIISYSAKWSKIEQYSVAEEAFLNAIFVELPSFFENVMTLNIAVPNDERLLQISNFIIDNIGDDLQVSAIAENNNMSLRSLERVFKKETTITISKYIQLVRIIKGVEFLTTGKYSVSQVAYLVGYKSLQAFSSSFFQILNKRPNEFLGV, from the coding sequence ATGGAAAATGAAAAACCAAGTGAATTAGTAGATCGTATTGAAAAAAAAGCCCATGTGTGGTTTGAGGACAATTGGATACATGATACCGAAGAGCACTTTCATGAAAGAGCACAACTTGTTTATGTAGAGAAAGGATTTCAATATTTGCATGTTGAAGGTCGGATTTATCTTTTACCTCAAAATCATGCAGCATGGATTCCCTCTAATCTATCGCACAGGACAACTGCATCTTCGGACAATATAAATCTAAGAACCATTTTTTACTCTATTGGCAAAAAAGATAATTTATATGATAAACTAAAAATATTTTCTGTTCCTCCAGTCCTCCGTGAAATTATCTCTTATTCGGCTAAGTGGAGTAAAATAGAACAATATTCAGTTGCAGAAGAAGCCTTTTTGAATGCCATTTTTGTAGAATTACCAAGCTTCTTTGAAAATGTAATGACTTTAAATATTGCAGTTCCAAATGATGAACGGTTGTTACAAATAAGTAACTTCATTATTGACAATATCGGAGATGACCTGCAAGTTAGTGCAATTGCAGAAAACAATAATATGTCATTACGTTCCCTAGAAAGAGTCTTTAAAAAAGAAACTACAATTACGATTTCAAAGTATATTCAATTGGTACGAATTATTAAAGGCGTTGAATTTTTAACTACTGGTAAATATTCGGTATCACAAGTAGCTTATCTTGTAGGTTACAAAAGCCTACAAGCGTTCAGTTCTAGTTTTTTTCAAATTTTAAATAAAAGACCTAATGAGTTTTTAGGAGTTTAA
- a CDS encoding MBL fold metallo-hydrolase: MKRMFLGIAVSLFMVVSYGQATTNKKASIQLIRNATLVFNYAGKEFLIDPMLAKKGAYPGFEGTANSHLRNPLVELPVPAESLLNPDAIIVTHLHPDHWDEVAIKILPKDKPLYAQNEQDAEAIKSVGFKDVRILSDKSHFENIKFQKTEAQHGSDELYANPQMAAIMGEASGFFFKESGQKSVYFVGDAIWTSSFESNLRKLNPDVVVLNTGFAQVNGFGAIIMGKEDVTRVHKVLPNATIIAVHMEAINHCILSRKELAEYVKSNGISDKVIIPVDGQVIKLY; this comes from the coding sequence ATGAAAAGAATGTTTTTAGGTATTGCAGTAAGTTTATTTATGGTAGTTTCTTATGGACAAGCAACTACTAATAAAAAGGCAAGTATTCAATTAATCAGAAATGCAACTTTGGTATTTAATTATGCTGGCAAAGAATTCCTTATTGATCCAATGTTGGCAAAAAAAGGAGCTTATCCAGGGTTTGAGGGGACTGCAAATTCGCATTTGCGCAATCCACTTGTAGAACTTCCCGTTCCAGCAGAAAGCCTTCTAAATCCAGATGCAATTATTGTGACTCATTTACATCCAGATCATTGGGATGAGGTTGCAATAAAGATACTTCCGAAAGACAAACCTCTTTATGCTCAAAACGAACAGGATGCCGAAGCAATTAAGTCTGTTGGTTTTAAAGATGTCCGCATTTTATCTGATAAATCTCATTTTGAAAATATTAAGTTTCAAAAAACAGAAGCGCAACATGGATCGGACGAATTATATGCTAATCCTCAGATGGCAGCCATTATGGGTGAGGCTTCAGGTTTTTTCTTTAAGGAATCAGGACAGAAGTCAGTTTACTTTGTAGGAGACGCAATCTGGACGAGTTCTTTTGAGTCTAATTTGAGAAAGTTAAATCCAGATGTTGTTGTCTTGAATACTGGCTTTGCTCAAGTAAATGGCTTTGGAGCAATTATTATGGGGAAAGAAGATGTAACGAGAGTACACAAAGTTTTGCCTAATGCAACAATAATAGCTGTACACATGGAGGCAATTAACCATTGTATTCTTAGTCGTAAAGAACTTGCCGAATATGTCAAGAGTAATGGAATCTCTGATAAAGTAATCATTCCAGTAGATGGACAGGTTATTAAACTTTACTAA
- a CDS encoding AraC family transcriptional regulator, whose amino-acid sequence MKTIKFNKSDCGVEVLLNVLHGDQVKENYLNTDAYNTDFFEILLFKKAKGSVILNQRKIDITDNTIVFISPFQKRQWNLEADGLDFTILVFQEDFLNDFFSDKLFSYRLLYFYQLNYPLNISIEKEDLQKYCNLLTEIKVEIIDSKPDSIHIIRSLIYYVLQKFNREYASKNNLSLDRPENNYAYQFKQLLELHIREKQRIDDYVLLLGVSRITINAAVKKQFNVTATHLLKQRLLFEIKNDLIHSGKTVTEIAHELHFSEPNHMMRFFKAQTGITTSQFMLDYQNGIFS is encoded by the coding sequence TTGAAAACAATCAAATTTAATAAATCAGACTGTGGCGTTGAGGTGCTTCTTAATGTATTGCATGGAGATCAGGTAAAAGAAAATTATTTGAACACAGATGCTTACAATACTGATTTTTTTGAAATTTTACTTTTTAAAAAGGCTAAAGGATCAGTGATTTTAAATCAAAGAAAAATTGATATTACAGACAATACGATTGTTTTTATTTCGCCATTTCAGAAAAGACAATGGAACTTAGAAGCTGACGGATTGGATTTTACCATACTGGTTTTTCAAGAAGACTTTTTGAATGATTTTTTCTCAGACAAACTCTTTTCATATCGGTTGTTGTATTTCTATCAGTTGAATTATCCTTTAAACATTAGTATAGAGAAAGAGGATCTTCAAAAATATTGTAATTTACTTACTGAGATTAAGGTTGAAATCATAGATAGCAAACCTGATAGTATTCATATAATTCGTTCACTTATTTATTATGTTTTGCAGAAATTCAATCGCGAATATGCTTCTAAAAATAATCTTTCTCTTGATCGACCAGAGAATAATTATGCTTATCAGTTTAAACAATTATTAGAACTACATATCAGAGAAAAACAACGGATTGATGATTATGTTCTTTTATTAGGAGTAAGCAGAATTACTATAAATGCAGCAGTAAAAAAACAGTTTAATGTTACTGCTACGCATCTTTTAAAACAGCGACTTCTTTTTGAAATAAAGAATGATCTTATACATTCTGGTAAAACAGTGACTGAGATAGCACATGAGCTTCATTTTTCAGAGCCTAACCACATGATGCGTTTTTTTAAGGCACAAACAGGAATAACGACTAGTCAATTCATGTTGGATTATCAAAATGGTATATTTTCATAG
- a CDS encoding MgtC/SapB family protein, with protein MDTKEFLIRLVIATFAGLIIGFERQWHHKETGLKTNMLVATGAAAFVLLSIKVAGTAPNIDVTRITAQVVMGVGFLGAGVIFREGSNVHGLNSAATIWCSAAIGCISASGYFTEALICTFLVIIVNTAIEPVDKWLRNRK; from the coding sequence TTGGATACAAAAGAATTTTTAATACGCCTTGTAATTGCAACTTTTGCAGGATTGATTATTGGTTTCGAAAGACAATGGCATCATAAGGAAACGGGGTTAAAAACGAATATGTTGGTAGCAACAGGAGCAGCAGCATTTGTATTGTTGTCAATCAAAGTTGCAGGAACAGCTCCCAATATTGATGTAACTCGTATTACTGCCCAAGTGGTTATGGGGGTTGGATTTCTTGGGGCAGGAGTAATTTTTAGAGAAGGGTCTAATGTGCATGGATTAAATTCGGCAGCTACAATATGGTGTAGTGCTGCAATAGGATGTATCTCAGCATCGGGTTATTTTACAGAAGCTTTAATCTGTACATTTTTAGTAATTATAGTTAATACCGCTATTGAACCCGTAGATAAGTGGTTACGAAATAGGAAGTAA
- a CDS encoding ABC transporter permease produces MKIANLFLIALKALRRNKLRALLTMLGIIIGVASVIAMVAIGQGSKKSIQDQLSSMGSNMITIRPNSNVTAGARLDISSVQTLTLSDVDALKKETKYLNAISPAVSSKGQAINGALNWPTTMQGVSIDYLKIRDWPLKEGIIFRESDIHTANKVCLIGQTVVDNIFPYGVNPIGQIIRFNKIPFRVIGVLESKGENAFGQDQDDIIISPFTTVQKRITNSIYLQNIYASTADESLTQLATDEIGQIMRTAHRLKAKDEDDFSVRTQAELINTFSSTSQLLTVLLTAISGISLLIGGIGIMNIMYVSVTERTKEIGLRMSIGANGRDILLQFLVEAILISLTGGLIGIVLGIVASELIQYFLHWPTLISESSVILSFLVCAITGIFFGYYPALKASKLDPIEALHFE; encoded by the coding sequence ATGAAAATAGCTAATCTTTTTCTAATAGCTTTAAAAGCGTTACGCCGCAATAAGCTCCGCGCATTATTGACAATGCTGGGGATTATTATTGGTGTGGCTTCAGTTATTGCAATGGTGGCCATAGGACAAGGTTCTAAGAAAAGTATACAGGATCAATTATCTAGTATGGGTTCGAACATGATTACGATTAGACCAAACAGTAATGTAACTGCTGGAGCACGTTTGGATATATCCAGTGTGCAAACGCTTACGCTTAGTGATGTTGATGCATTAAAAAAAGAAACAAAATATTTAAACGCTATTTCTCCCGCTGTATCAAGCAAGGGACAGGCAATAAATGGTGCACTTAACTGGCCAACTACAATGCAAGGAGTAAGCATTGATTATCTTAAAATTAGAGACTGGCCATTAAAGGAAGGTATCATTTTTCGAGAATCAGATATACATACTGCAAATAAGGTATGTCTTATTGGTCAAACGGTAGTAGATAATATATTTCCGTATGGTGTAAATCCGATAGGGCAGATCATTAGGTTTAATAAGATTCCTTTTAGAGTGATTGGAGTATTAGAATCTAAGGGGGAAAATGCATTTGGGCAAGATCAAGATGATATTATTATATCTCCCTTTACAACTGTACAGAAAAGAATAACAAACTCAATTTATCTACAAAATATTTATGCATCTACAGCCGATGAGAGTTTAACACAATTGGCAACCGATGAGATTGGGCAAATAATGCGTACAGCACATCGGCTTAAAGCTAAAGATGAAGATGATTTTTCGGTACGAACGCAGGCAGAATTAATTAATACGTTTAGTTCAACCAGTCAGCTATTAACTGTACTGCTAACTGCAATTTCGGGTATTTCACTTTTGATAGGTGGAATCGGAATTATGAATATCATGTATGTTTCGGTTACTGAGCGAACTAAAGAAATAGGATTACGTATGTCTATTGGAGCAAACGGAAGAGATATCTTATTGCAGTTTTTAGTCGAAGCGATATTAATTAGTTTAACAGGAGGATTGATAGGTATAGTTTTAGGAATTGTGGCTTCTGAGTTGATCCAATATTTCTTGCATTGGCCAACATTAATTTCGGAGTCTTCAGTTATTCTTTCGTTTTTAGTTTGTGCTATCACAGGAATCTTTTTTGGGTATTACCCAGCTCTAAAAGCATCAAAACTAGATCCAATTGAAGCCTTGCATTTTGAGTAA
- a CDS encoding ABC transporter ATP-binding protein, producing the protein MGKKILEIQDLKREFTMGSETVRALKGVSFDVMEGEFVTIMGSSGSGKTTLLNILGCLDKPSDGNYLLDEVNVKSLSKNELAALRNTKIGFIFQSYNLLARTSAIENVELPLLYNSKVSTKERRERAIHALEAVKLADRLDHFPNQLSGGQQQRVAIARALVNDPVMILADEATGNLDTRTSYEIMALIQELNAQGKTIIFVTHEPDIAAFSNRTVTLRDGRIIKDFNNQNIKSAKQMLADFRVDEDYKYENS; encoded by the coding sequence ATGGGTAAAAAGATTCTAGAAATACAAGACTTAAAAAGAGAATTCACCATGGGATCTGAGACAGTTAGAGCCTTAAAAGGAGTGTCTTTTGATGTTATGGAAGGAGAGTTTGTCACTATTATGGGAAGTAGTGGTTCTGGAAAAACGACCTTGCTTAATATTCTGGGATGCTTGGATAAACCTTCGGATGGGAATTATTTGTTGGACGAGGTAAACGTAAAATCACTTTCTAAAAATGAATTGGCTGCATTGAGGAATACCAAGATTGGTTTTATCTTTCAGTCATACAATCTTTTGGCGCGCACTTCAGCTATAGAAAACGTTGAACTTCCATTATTATATAATTCAAAAGTATCTACAAAAGAAAGAAGAGAAAGAGCTATTCATGCACTAGAAGCAGTAAAACTAGCAGATAGGCTAGATCACTTTCCGAATCAACTTTCAGGAGGACAACAACAACGTGTTGCTATTGCGAGAGCATTAGTAAACGATCCTGTAATGATTCTTGCCGATGAAGCTACAGGGAATCTAGATACAAGAACGTCCTATGAAATCATGGCTTTAATTCAGGAATTAAATGCACAAGGTAAAACAATAATCTTTGTAACTCACGAGCCAGATATAGCTGCTTTTAGTAACAGAACAGTAACACTTCGTGACGGAAGAATCATTAAAGATTTTAATAACCAAAACATAAAGTCTGCCAAACAAATGCTTGCAGATTTTCGTGTAGATGAAGATTATAAATATGAAAATAGCTAA